The following proteins are co-located in the Primulina tabacum isolate GXHZ01 chromosome 11, ASM2559414v2, whole genome shotgun sequence genome:
- the LOC142519470 gene encoding uncharacterized protein LOC142519470 isoform X3: MVEVYDLVSSFSEFIIMNLGYIRKHKDCPNDINEAVSTLIFTSARLGDLPELLAVRKLFAERYGLNFVTASLELLPGNLVNNQIKENLVYTKKVADDVKYKLLDEIASSCVEPGPLFLEYKPSDSLENGETQSNTTRISSNEIQTGKANGKICNIVTQTEGKIVNIDFQSDRLREDQKISPNAIQLSVLGENEILGKPSYNGNESFSSSSSSETSSRLPEEMIYLDDIEEFVSPATKNGRVQDQRLFMFKPFEIPLKKSAEHIDHDVIPFKGQKLLQYENNSVSRSFKNGRRT; the protein is encoded by the exons ATGGTTGAAGTGTATGATCTTGTGAGCAGTTTCAGTGAATTCATTATAATGAATCTTGGATacatcagaaaacacaa gGACTGTCCAAATGACATCAATGAGGCAGTATCAACTCTAATTTTCACATCAGCAAGACTAGGCGATTTACCGGAGCTCCTAGCGGTCAGGAAGCTGTTTGCAGAACGATATGGTCTCAATTTTGTTACGGCTTCACTCGAATTACTCCCTGGAAATCTTGTAAACAATCAG ATAAAAGAGAATCTTGTTTACACAAAAAAAGTGGCTGATGATGTGAAATACAAATTGCTGGATGAAATAGCTAGCAGTTGTGTTGAACCAGGACCCTTGTTTCTTGAATACAAGCCATCCGACTCGCTTGAAAATGGG GAAACCCAAAGTAACACTACTCGGATTTCTAGCAATGAGATTCAGACAGGCAAAGCTAACGGAAAAATTTGTAATATCGTGACACAAACGGAAGGAAAGATTGTAAACATTGATTTCCAATCTGATAGATTGAGAGAAGATCAGAAAATTTCCCCAAATGCAATCCAGTTATCAGTTCTTGGCGAAAATGAGATACTTGGAAAGCCTTCATATAACGGAAACGAGTCATTTTCATCATCGTCTTCTTCAGAAACCTCATCTAGACTACCTGAGGAAATGATATATCTAGATGACATTGAGGAGTTTGTATCCCCAGCGACCAAGAATGGACGCGTCCAAGATCAGAGGCTATTTATGTTCAAACCATTTGAAATCCCTTTGAAAAAGTCAGCAGAACATATTGATCATGATGTCATTCCTTTTAAGGGACAAAAGCTTTTGCAGTATGAAAACAATTCAGTATCAAGAAGCTTCAAGAATGGTAGAAGAACATAG
- the LOC142519470 gene encoding uncharacterized protein LOC142519470 isoform X2 produces MGKSLIKKLQCRVKLVTKKKCWIVRQLRQDVAELLKNGHTQTAFERVEQLLKDQNMVEVYDLVSSFSEFIIMNLGYIRKHKDCPNDINEAVSTLIFTSARLGDLPELLAVRKLFAERYGLNFVTASLELLPGNLVNNQIKENLVYTKKVADDVKYKLLDEIASSCVEPGPLFLEYKPSDSLENGETQSNTTRISSNEIQTGKANGKICNIVTQTEGKIVNIDFQSDRLREDQKISPNAIQLSVLGENEILGKPSYNGNESFSSSSSSETSSRLPEEMIYLDDIEEFVSPATKNGRVQDQRLFMFKPFEIPLKKSAEHIDHDVIPFKGQKLLQYENNSVSRSFKNGRRT; encoded by the exons ATGGG TAAAAGTCTGATAAAAAAGTTGCAATGCCGCGTGAAGCTTGTGACGAAAAAGAAGTGCTGGATTGTGAGACAGTTGAGGCAAGATGTGGCTGAGCTGCTCAAGAATGGCCATACTCAAACTGCCTTTGAAAGG GTTGAGCAGCTTCTCAAGGATCAGAACATGGTTGAAGTGTATGATCTTGTGAGCAGTTTCAGTGAATTCATTATAATGAATCTTGGATacatcagaaaacacaa gGACTGTCCAAATGACATCAATGAGGCAGTATCAACTCTAATTTTCACATCAGCAAGACTAGGCGATTTACCGGAGCTCCTAGCGGTCAGGAAGCTGTTTGCAGAACGATATGGTCTCAATTTTGTTACGGCTTCACTCGAATTACTCCCTGGAAATCTTGTAAACAATCAG ATAAAAGAGAATCTTGTTTACACAAAAAAAGTGGCTGATGATGTGAAATACAAATTGCTGGATGAAATAGCTAGCAGTTGTGTTGAACCAGGACCCTTGTTTCTTGAATACAAGCCATCCGACTCGCTTGAAAATGGG GAAACCCAAAGTAACACTACTCGGATTTCTAGCAATGAGATTCAGACAGGCAAAGCTAACGGAAAAATTTGTAATATCGTGACACAAACGGAAGGAAAGATTGTAAACATTGATTTCCAATCTGATAGATTGAGAGAAGATCAGAAAATTTCCCCAAATGCAATCCAGTTATCAGTTCTTGGCGAAAATGAGATACTTGGAAAGCCTTCATATAACGGAAACGAGTCATTTTCATCATCGTCTTCTTCAGAAACCTCATCTAGACTACCTGAGGAAATGATATATCTAGATGACATTGAGGAGTTTGTATCCCCAGCGACCAAGAATGGACGCGTCCAAGATCAGAGGCTATTTATGTTCAAACCATTTGAAATCCCTTTGAAAAAGTCAGCAGAACATATTGATCATGATGTCATTCCTTTTAAGGGACAAAAGCTTTTGCAGTATGAAAACAATTCAGTATCAAGAAGCTTCAAGAATGGTAGAAGAACATAG
- the LOC142519470 gene encoding uncharacterized protein LOC142519470 isoform X1: protein MFDFLFGWRKASKCKSLIKKLQCRVKLVTKKKCWIVRQLRQDVAELLKNGHTQTAFERVEQLLKDQNMVEVYDLVSSFSEFIIMNLGYIRKHKDCPNDINEAVSTLIFTSARLGDLPELLAVRKLFAERYGLNFVTASLELLPGNLVNNQIKENLVYTKKVADDVKYKLLDEIASSCVEPGPLFLEYKPSDSLENGETQSNTTRISSNEIQTGKANGKICNIVTQTEGKIVNIDFQSDRLREDQKISPNAIQLSVLGENEILGKPSYNGNESFSSSSSSETSSRLPEEMIYLDDIEEFVSPATKNGRVQDQRLFMFKPFEIPLKKSAEHIDHDVIPFKGQKLLQYENNSVSRSFKNGRRT, encoded by the exons ATGTTTGATTTTCTCTTCGGATGGAGAAAGGCGTCGAAATG TAAAAGTCTGATAAAAAAGTTGCAATGCCGCGTGAAGCTTGTGACGAAAAAGAAGTGCTGGATTGTGAGACAGTTGAGGCAAGATGTGGCTGAGCTGCTCAAGAATGGCCATACTCAAACTGCCTTTGAAAGG GTTGAGCAGCTTCTCAAGGATCAGAACATGGTTGAAGTGTATGATCTTGTGAGCAGTTTCAGTGAATTCATTATAATGAATCTTGGATacatcagaaaacacaa gGACTGTCCAAATGACATCAATGAGGCAGTATCAACTCTAATTTTCACATCAGCAAGACTAGGCGATTTACCGGAGCTCCTAGCGGTCAGGAAGCTGTTTGCAGAACGATATGGTCTCAATTTTGTTACGGCTTCACTCGAATTACTCCCTGGAAATCTTGTAAACAATCAG ATAAAAGAGAATCTTGTTTACACAAAAAAAGTGGCTGATGATGTGAAATACAAATTGCTGGATGAAATAGCTAGCAGTTGTGTTGAACCAGGACCCTTGTTTCTTGAATACAAGCCATCCGACTCGCTTGAAAATGGG GAAACCCAAAGTAACACTACTCGGATTTCTAGCAATGAGATTCAGACAGGCAAAGCTAACGGAAAAATTTGTAATATCGTGACACAAACGGAAGGAAAGATTGTAAACATTGATTTCCAATCTGATAGATTGAGAGAAGATCAGAAAATTTCCCCAAATGCAATCCAGTTATCAGTTCTTGGCGAAAATGAGATACTTGGAAAGCCTTCATATAACGGAAACGAGTCATTTTCATCATCGTCTTCTTCAGAAACCTCATCTAGACTACCTGAGGAAATGATATATCTAGATGACATTGAGGAGTTTGTATCCCCAGCGACCAAGAATGGACGCGTCCAAGATCAGAGGCTATTTATGTTCAAACCATTTGAAATCCCTTTGAAAAAGTCAGCAGAACATATTGATCATGATGTCATTCCTTTTAAGGGACAAAAGCTTTTGCAGTATGAAAACAATTCAGTATCAAGAAGCTTCAAGAATGGTAGAAGAACATAG